Below is a window of Nerophis lumbriciformis linkage group LG20, RoL_Nlum_v2.1, whole genome shotgun sequence DNA.
tactcaacatgccaacttcacgggttttgtacataaggattgtgagtgaaagacaaaatttaaaaaaaagtgcagtttcccttgaaACGCTTTCCTATCGTTGAATGTTTAAACTCATTTAAAAATCATTAATCCAATGAGagaattttttaataaattattaaaattataatataattatGAAAATTTTATAAAATCAACACAGAATAATATTAACAACCATTTCTCGGCGGGTGAACAGTGAATGTTTGCTGGGTTTTCAGCTGCCAAGAGGAATgaaccattttgtatttttaagtGGGGTGTAAGTCATGTGACACTTTACtcatttgatgaaaaaaaaaaacttatcatTGAACATGGACGGCGACATTTTCTCTTAAATTTTATGAGGTCGTATATGCGTCGGAtttacattaaagaaaacaactaTTTGGCAAAGGTCCAGTCCGTGATTACGTGACCCCCTCGGCGGCTCTCATCAGACAAACCGCAATGACCTGGTCTTCGCGTCCAAGAGGAGTgaaccattttgtatttttagATGGGGGTGTAAGTAATGTGACACTTTACtcatttgatgaaaaaaaaacaaaaaccttttcaTTGAACGTGGACGGCGACATTTTCTCTTAAATTTTCTGAGGTCGTACATGCGTTGGATttacattaaagaaaaaaaactatttggcaAAGGTCCAGTCCGTGATCACGTGACCCACTCGGTGGCTACGATCTTCACTTCCGGGTTGACGGAGTAAAAAGCTAGTCGGGCTAACGTGTCCGAAAACACGGCGGACAAAGTGGACAAAGACTATGAGGGCGCATGTTTTAAGAAGGTATGTAAAGCCACTCGTCGTCTCTCTAGTGATTTTCTTCTCCGCGTACGGCTTGCTAGATAGAAACGCGTCCGTTCAACAACGTCCGACGCCGAGTCCGGCAGAGGTCCGACTTCTGTCCCCGGAAACGTACAAGTACGTCCTGAACCAGCCTGGCGCCTGCAAACGCTCAAACCCGTTCCTGGTCTTCATGGTCCCGGTGGCCCCTCATGAGTCCTCAGCTCGGGAGGCCATCAGGATGACGTGGGGGGGCGCCAGCCAGGACACCCTCACCTTGTTCTACATGGGACTCCCCGTGGGGGGCCGGCCGAGGAGCGTCCAGGACATGCTGGAGGAGGAAAGCAGGACACATGCTGACGTCATCCAGATGGACTTCCTGGACACCTACCAGAACCTGACCATCAAGACTGTGATGATTATGAACTGGCTGGCCGTCCACTGCCCCAACGTGTCCTACGCCATGAAGGTGGACTCCGACATGTTCGTCAATGTCTTCTACCTGCTTCCTCTTCTGAGCAGGTCTCCGAGGCGCCGTTTCATCACGGGGTCGGTCATAAGCGACGGCAAACCGAAGAGGGACCCCAAACACAAGTGGCAAATTTCCGAGCAGATGTACCCCGAGGACAGCTTTCCTCCGTACGTCTCAGGCGCCGGTTACGTCTTCTCAGGAGACCTGGCCGCCGGCATCTCCCGGGCGTCCAGGTCCGTCCGCGTCGTCCCTCTGGAGGACGTGTACGTGGGACTGTGCCTGCGGGTGCTGGGAGTCCGGCCCGCGTACTCCAGGAGCTGGCTGAGGTTCAGGAATTTGTTTGAAGTCCGCGATCTGGAGTATGACAGGTGCTCGTTTGCCAGACGGGTTCTTGTCAACGGCTTTAATTCTTCGAAACTTCTGCACGCCTGGAAGGATTTCTCACAAGGATATAAAAGCTGTTATGTGTTTAAATAAGCAAGAAGAGGAGGAAGGAAGGAGTTCTTCACGGTCATCCTTTCTTGGAGCAGTTGCAGGTGGTCAGACCTGTTTGGTTGCTGCGCAATTCTGCAAACAATGTTCTTGCTTGGAATTGACTTTGCacttaattattaatatatatacacatacacacatatatctacCGC
It encodes the following:
- the LOC133619474 gene encoding beta-1,3-galactosyltransferase 1 produces the protein MRAHVLRRYVKPLVVSLVIFFSAYGLLDRNASVQQRPTPSPAEVRLLSPETYKYVLNQPGACKRSNPFLVFMVPVAPHESSAREAIRMTWGGASQDTLTLFYMGLPVGGRPRSVQDMLEEESRTHADVIQMDFLDTYQNLTIKTVMIMNWLAVHCPNVSYAMKVDSDMFVNVFYLLPLLSRSPRRRFITGSVISDGKPKRDPKHKWQISEQMYPEDSFPPYVSGAGYVFSGDLAAGISRASRSVRVVPLEDVYVGLCLRVLGVRPAYSRSWLRFRNLFEVRDLEYDRCSFARRVLVNGFNSSKLLHAWKDFSQGYKSCYVFK